In the Ursus arctos isolate Adak ecotype North America unplaced genomic scaffold, UrsArc2.0 scaffold_19, whole genome shotgun sequence genome, one interval contains:
- the ZNF671 gene encoding zinc finger protein 671 isoform X1, protein MKAQEGGVSMSAKGGWAGLPASSLHWPGSTQAGAFDCLLRPEVGGVGVVSVSLRLVGGSVLAARIVAQRLGRDLGRPCLRLRPRPGPLRAPAPPTESDGGGRAHGPGSGITSSRSHLVTQLEQREDPRMPDQVDTTPATEREAQKGLGPGCWCAVEDEATFSEQSVSLEGVSQVRTPVAGLKPQPCDISGSILKEILHLTEYQGGEARLEPHTGGACWKHFWLSANVHQHHVAEKSFRRDEGRDSVKSCRFYVPEKTYSYSERRMDFPATSDLLQHQVPHIRMKPHKNPRLGEALRPGQRHHKCIECGKLFTRKDTLTRHQRIHTGERPYECNKCGKFFSQSCDLFKHETVHTGERPYECSECGKFFRQISGLIEHRRVHTGERLYQCSNCGKFFSSKSNLIRHQEVHTGARPYVCSTCGKEFSRKHTLVLHQRTHTGERPYECSECGKAFSQSSHLNVHWRIHSSDYECSRCGKAFSCISKLIQHQKVHSGENPFECSRCGKAFTQRPNLIRHWKVHTGERPYVCSKCGKEFNRKHTLVLHQKIHTGEKP, encoded by the exons ATGAAGGCCCAGGAGGGGGGCGTTTCCATGAGTGCGAAAGGCGGCTGGGCGGGACTTCCGGCATCCTCCTTGCATTGGCCAGGATCTACGCAAGCCGGAGCTTTTGATTGCTTGCTTAGGCCGgaggtgggcggggtgggggtcgTCTCCGTTTCACTGAGGCTAGTCGGAGGCTCGGTGTTGGCGGCGCGCATCGTGGCCCAGCGGCTGGGGCGAGACTTGGGACGGCCGTGTTTGCGTCTCCGACCTAGACCTGGACCTCTCCGGGCCCCCGCTCCGCCCACCGAATCTGATGGCGGCGGCCGCGCCCACGGACCCGGCTCAG GAATTACATCCTCCAGATCACACTTAGTCACCCAACTGGAGCAAAGGGAAGATCCCCGGATGCCTGATCAGGTGGATACAACCCCAGCCACAGAAAGAGAGGCTCAGAAGGGACTTGGACCTG GTTGTTGGTGTGCAGTGGAGGATGAGGCTACGTTCTCTGAGCAGAGTGTTTCTTTAGAAGGAGTGTCACAGGTCAGGACTCCGGTGGCAGGTCTGAAGCCCCAGCCATGTGACATATCTGGCTCAATATTGAAAGAAATCTTACACCTCACTGAATACCAGGGGGGAGAAGCCAGGCTGGAACCACACACGGGTGGGGCCTGTTGGAAGCACTTCTGGCTCAGTGCAAATGTCCATCAGCACCACGTTGCAGAGAAATCCTTTAGAAGAgatgagggcagggactctgtGAAAAGCTGCAGATTCTATGTGCCAGAAAAGACGTATTCATACAGTGAGCGTAGAATGGACTTTCCAGCCACCTCTGACCTTCTTCAGCACCAGGTCCCCCACATtaggatgaagccccacaagaaCCCCAGGCTTGGGGAAGCCCTTCGCCCTGGACAGCGGCATCACAAGTGCATTGAATGTGGGAAATTGTTTACCCGCAAAGACACACTTACGCGGCACCAGAGAATCCATACTGGCGAAAGGCCTTATGAGTGCAACAAATGTGGGAAATTCTTTAGTCAAAGCTGTGACCTTTTTAAACATGAGACCGTACACACTGGAGAAAGACCTTACGAGTGCAGCGAATGTGGGAAATTCTTTAGACAAATCTCTGGCCTGATTGAACACAGGCGAGTTCACACTGGTGAAAGACTCTATCAGTGCAGTAATTGTGGAAAATTCTTTAGTAGTAAGTCTAACCTCATTAGACACCAAGAAGTTCACACAGGAGCAAGGCCTTATGTATGTAGCACATGTGGGAAAGAGTTCAGCCGCAAACACACACTTGTTCTGCACCAGAGGACtcacactggagaaaggccttatgagtgcagtgaatgtgggaaggcctttagcCAAAGTTCCCACCTTAATGTACACTGGAGAATTCATAGCAGTGATTACGAGTGCAGCAggtgtgggaaggcctttagcTGCATCTCTAAACTCATTCAGCACCAGAAAGTTCACTCTGGAGAAAATCCTTTTGAGTGCAGCagatgtgggaaagcctttaccCAAAGGCCAAATCTTATTCGGCACTGGAAAGTTCATACTGGAGAACGGCCTTACGTGTGCAGCAAATGTGGGAAAGAGTTTAACCGCAAACACACACTTGTTCTCCACCAGAAGATTCATACTGGAGAAAAGCCTTAA
- the ZNF671 gene encoding zinc finger protein 671 isoform X2 codes for MAAAAPTDPAQVCVISEDVFVCFSREEWMLLDDSQRLLYQDVMLENFALLASLGITSSRSHLVTQLEQREDPRMPDQVDTTPATEREAQKGLGPGCWCAVEDEATFSEQSVSLEGVSQVRTPVAGLKPQPCDISGSILKEILHLTEYQGGEARLEPHTGGACWKHFWLSANVHQHHVAEKSFRRDEGRDSVKSCRFYVPEKTYSYSERRMDFPATSDLLQHQVPHIRMKPHKNPRLGEALRPGQRHHKCIECGKLFTRKDTLTRHQRIHTGERPYECNKCGKFFSQSCDLFKHETVHTGERPYECSECGKFFRQISGLIEHRRVHTGERLYQCSNCGKFFSSKSNLIRHQEVHTGARPYVCSTCGKEFSRKHTLVLHQRTHTGERPYECSECGKAFSQSSHLNVHWRIHSSDYECSRCGKAFSCISKLIQHQKVHSGENPFECSRCGKAFTQRPNLIRHWKVHTGERPYVCSKCGKEFNRKHTLVLHQKIHTGEKP; via the exons ATGGCGGCGGCCGCGCCCACGGACCCGGCTCAG GTCTGTGTGATCTCTGAGGACGTGTTCGTGTGCTTCTCCCGGGAAGAATGGATGCTCCTTGATGATTCTCAGAGACTTTTATATCAggatgtgatgctggagaactttGCACTTTTAGCCTCACTGG GAATTACATCCTCCAGATCACACTTAGTCACCCAACTGGAGCAAAGGGAAGATCCCCGGATGCCTGATCAGGTGGATACAACCCCAGCCACAGAAAGAGAGGCTCAGAAGGGACTTGGACCTG GTTGTTGGTGTGCAGTGGAGGATGAGGCTACGTTCTCTGAGCAGAGTGTTTCTTTAGAAGGAGTGTCACAGGTCAGGACTCCGGTGGCAGGTCTGAAGCCCCAGCCATGTGACATATCTGGCTCAATATTGAAAGAAATCTTACACCTCACTGAATACCAGGGGGGAGAAGCCAGGCTGGAACCACACACGGGTGGGGCCTGTTGGAAGCACTTCTGGCTCAGTGCAAATGTCCATCAGCACCACGTTGCAGAGAAATCCTTTAGAAGAgatgagggcagggactctgtGAAAAGCTGCAGATTCTATGTGCCAGAAAAGACGTATTCATACAGTGAGCGTAGAATGGACTTTCCAGCCACCTCTGACCTTCTTCAGCACCAGGTCCCCCACATtaggatgaagccccacaagaaCCCCAGGCTTGGGGAAGCCCTTCGCCCTGGACAGCGGCATCACAAGTGCATTGAATGTGGGAAATTGTTTACCCGCAAAGACACACTTACGCGGCACCAGAGAATCCATACTGGCGAAAGGCCTTATGAGTGCAACAAATGTGGGAAATTCTTTAGTCAAAGCTGTGACCTTTTTAAACATGAGACCGTACACACTGGAGAAAGACCTTACGAGTGCAGCGAATGTGGGAAATTCTTTAGACAAATCTCTGGCCTGATTGAACACAGGCGAGTTCACACTGGTGAAAGACTCTATCAGTGCAGTAATTGTGGAAAATTCTTTAGTAGTAAGTCTAACCTCATTAGACACCAAGAAGTTCACACAGGAGCAAGGCCTTATGTATGTAGCACATGTGGGAAAGAGTTCAGCCGCAAACACACACTTGTTCTGCACCAGAGGACtcacactggagaaaggccttatgagtgcagtgaatgtgggaaggcctttagcCAAAGTTCCCACCTTAATGTACACTGGAGAATTCATAGCAGTGATTACGAGTGCAGCAggtgtgggaaggcctttagcTGCATCTCTAAACTCATTCAGCACCAGAAAGTTCACTCTGGAGAAAATCCTTTTGAGTGCAGCagatgtgggaaagcctttaccCAAAGGCCAAATCTTATTCGGCACTGGAAAGTTCATACTGGAGAACGGCCTTACGTGTGCAGCAAATGTGGGAAAGAGTTTAACCGCAAACACACACTTGTTCTCCACCAGAAGATTCATACTGGAGAAAAGCCTTAA